ACTCTGCAAGCTGCACTAACAACCCTGAGCTTTCGCTGTATATAATCCCCAAGAGGCTCAGCTTTCCACAGGCAAAAGTCCATCCGGCATTCTTAAGCCAGAAGGGAGCACGAAGATCTTAgctcctctgtcttctctttcgCTTGCCATTCACATTCAGGATTCATTAAAGTACAGGTCTGTCTTCCACAAGAGAAACTCTTGGCATTGACCTGTCATCACCAAGGCTGGTTGTATTTCCCTTGGCCTGGTAGTTCCCCATGACCAAGGTGGTTCCTCTCTTTAAAGAGGTTAGTCTTTTCAACTTCTGATCTGGTCTTTTTCTGCCCCCTCAGGTCATGGATTATATGGGACTTTTGAAATGTTATCCTCCTGGAGGAAAACTAGAGAAGACCAACATGTGAAAGAGAGAACTGCAGCTGTCTATGCAGACTCcatgctctccttttctctcaccaCTGCCATGTACCTGGTCACCTTTGGCATAGGGGCCAGCCCTTTCACGAACATTGAGGCAGCCAGGATTTTCTGCTGCAATTCCTGTATTGCAATCTTCTTCAACTACCTCTATGTACTCTCGTTTTACGGTTCCAGCCTGGTATTCACTGGCTACATAGAAAACAATTACCAGCATAGTATCTTCTGTAGAAAAGTCCCAAAGCCCGAGGCATTGCAGGAGAAGCCGGCATGGTACAGGTTTCTCCTGACAGCCAGATTCAGCGAGGACACAACCGACGGCGAGGAAGCGAACACTTACGAGAGTCACCTATTGGTATGTTTCCTCAAACGCTATTACTGTGACTGGATAACCAACACCTATGTCAAGCCTTTTGTAGTTCTCTTTTaccttatttatatttcctttgccTTAATGGGCTATCTGCAGGTCAGTGAAGGGTCAGACCTTAGTAACATCGTAGCAACTGCGACGCAAACCATTGAGTACACTACTGCCCAGCAAAAGTACTTTAGTAACTACAGTCCAGTGATTGGGTTTTACATATACGAGTCCATAGAATACTGGAACACCAGTGTCCAAGAAGACGTGCTAGAATACACCAAGGGGTTTGTGCGGATATCCTGGTTTGAGAGCTATTTAAATTACCTTCGGAAACTCAATGTGTCCACTGGCTTGCCCAAGAAAAACTTCACAGACATGTTGAGGAATTCCTTCCTGAAAGCTCCccaattttcacattttcaagaGGACATCATCTTCTCTAAAAAGTACAATGACGAGGTTGATGTAGTGGCCTCCAGAATGTTTTTGGTGGCCAAGACCATGGAAACTAACAGAGAAGAACTCTATGATCTCCTGGAGACCCTCAGGAGACTTTCTGTCACCTCCAAGGTGAAGTTCATTGTCTTCAACCCGTCCTTCGTGTATATGGATCGATATGCCTCCTCTCTGGGAGCCCCCCTGCACAACTCCTGCATCAGTGCTTTGTTCCTGCTCTTCTTCTCGGCATTCCTGGTGGCAGATTCTCTGATCAATGTCTGGCTCACTCTAACGGTTGTGTCCGTGGAGTTTGGCGTTATAGGTTTCATGACATTATGGAAAGTCGAACTGGACTGCATTTCTGTGCTATGCTTAATTTACGGAATTAACTACACAATTGACAATTGTGCTCCACTGTTATCCACCTTTGTTCTGGGCAAGGATTTCACAAGAACTAAATGGGTAAAAAATGCCCTGGAAGTGCATGGGGTAGCTATTTTACAGAGCTACCTCTGCTATATTGTTGGTCTGATTCCTCTCGCAGCTGTGCCTTCAAATCTGACCTGTACACTGTTCAGGTGCttgtttttaatagcatttgTCACCTTCTTTCACTGCTTTGCCATTTTACCTGTGATACTGACTTTCCTGCCACcctctaagaaaaaaaggaaagagaagaaaaatcctgaaaaccGCGAGGAAATTGAATGTGTGGAAATGGTGGATATTGATAGTACCCGAGTGGTTGACCAAATTACAACAGTG
The nucleotide sequence above comes from Canis lupus dingo isolate Sandy chromosome X, ASM325472v2, whole genome shotgun sequence. Encoded proteins:
- the PTCHD1 gene encoding patched domain-containing protein 1, with translation MLRQVLHRGLRTCFSRLGHFIASHPVFFASAPVLISILLGASFSRYQVEESVEHLLAPQHSLAKIERNLVNSLFPVNRSKHRLYSDLQTPGRYGRVIVTSFQKANMLDQHHTDLILKLHAAVTRIQVPRPGFNYTFAHICILNNDKTCIVDDIVHVLEELKNARATNRTNFAITYPITHLKDGRAVYNGHQLGGVTVHSKDRVKSAEAVQLTYYLQSINSLNDMVAERWESSFCDTVRLFQKSNSKVKMYPYTSSSLREDFQKTSRVSERYLVTSLILVVTMAILCCSMQDCVRSKPWLGLLGLVTITLATLTAAGIINLTGGKYNSTFLGVPFVMLGHGLYGTFEMLSSWRKTREDQHVKERTAAVYADSMLSFSLTTAMYLVTFGIGASPFTNIEAARIFCCNSCIAIFFNYLYVLSFYGSSLVFTGYIENNYQHSIFCRKVPKPEALQEKPAWYRFLLTARFSEDTTDGEEANTYESHLLVCFLKRYYCDWITNTYVKPFVVLFYLIYISFALMGYLQVSEGSDLSNIVATATQTIEYTTAQQKYFSNYSPVIGFYIYESIEYWNTSVQEDVLEYTKGFVRISWFESYLNYLRKLNVSTGLPKKNFTDMLRNSFLKAPQFSHFQEDIIFSKKYNDEVDVVASRMFLVAKTMETNREELYDLLETLRRLSVTSKVKFIVFNPSFVYMDRYASSLGAPLHNSCISALFLLFFSAFLVADSLINVWLTLTVVSVEFGVIGFMTLWKVELDCISVLCLIYGINYTIDNCAPLLSTFVLGKDFTRTKWVKNALEVHGVAILQSYLCYIVGLIPLAAVPSNLTCTLFRCLFLIAFVTFFHCFAILPVILTFLPPSKKKRKEKKNPENREEIECVEMVDIDSTRVVDQITTV